A stretch of Fusarium poae strain DAOMC 252244 chromosome 2, whole genome shotgun sequence DNA encodes these proteins:
- a CDS encoding hypothetical protein (BUSCO:8078at5125), with product MTYDFNNGGGDAYLDLTNFDNRNRAAYQTYSTATTHSSPSAASNIMSQDARHWAVPLDMSSNHSHGYASMSPEEHQISSPPSQSSSPHSQHSPLQQSPFQQSVNPLTDWALQQQQQQQQQQQHLAAADMTQFIHDAALMSFNAFPNNFQPTNPLDYLPATTQAALQANLLESTFHGLPTMDDHTQAVWPGTGMENWQDFQNTLQMDGLPRLDSVGSHSPTGTYLEVLSLPSTSGEGWAMVDWNQPNFDQFQQAHAQGAAIFNPSQTLHLRTNSDSSDGANSMEFGSFEEIPAFPYSPFSPESDGYVDAGHHRNCFTNDGHNHAHAHAHNHSPQPVAATTVATVPVKSEPSSSRHSPGSGAGSVSPSSSSTNRRNSGPRKSPIAKSTTKSVVRRISNGKKDGTVEKKVGRRKGPLLPEQRKQASEIRKLRACLRCKFLKKTCDKGEPCAGCQPSHARLWQVPCTRIDIKDIGYFMKDWKADYERHMDRGVSVYNVKGFAQKETLMWITHGYGFALPVMVREVFVADDSCFSVDWVESTLTDQEPIDFETRTEKLDVGAEGIRLDALSEYLDKHIDGPFEDFIDDHFEGTPFITEILKTAHRFYVKEKMPVIRKSLKLVLAYNLTMHITMVENQGSEVDLDGQIDDEDSKYYGRTVAPVMINFQIKCALADMWRELQKDILEELSALYSGVYSGEKMKNWPTIFMIASILLAVWEEMQFDCHYRVPDPVAVNKFCTDMETTPVGVIVGLFHAISQKLPAFTDWDTRKHGHLLHNNTSVCEAMTEVRQHVIKHEAYLRTRKESKFDRYDFDSLSNKFLSKLVIRAN from the exons ATGACTTACGACTTCAACAACGGCGGGGGTGATGCCTATCTCGACTTGACCAACTTCGATAATCGAAATCGCGCTGCTTACCAAACTTACTCGACGGCCACTACCCATTCGAGTCCTTCGGCTGCTTCAAACATCATGTCCCAGGACGCCCGACACTGGGCTGTTCCCCTCGATATGTCTTCAAACCACTCTCACGGATATGCCTCGATGAGCCCTGAGGAGCACCAGATCTCGTCTCCTCCATCGCAATCCTCAAGCCCCCATAGCCAGCACTCGCCGCTACAACAATCACCTTTCCAGCAGAGTGTGAACCCTTTGACGGATTGGGCcctccagcagcagcaacagcagcagcagcagcagcagcacctCGCTGCTGCTGACATGACACAGTTCATTCACGATGCTGCGCTCATGAGCTTCAATGCTTTCCCAAACAACTTCCAGCCAACGAACCCACTTGACTATCTTCCCGCGACCACACAGGCTGCTCTTCAGGCTAACCTCCTCGAATCGACATTCCACGGCTTGCCCACCATGGATGACCACACACAGGCAGTTTGGCCCGGCACCGGAATGGAGAATTGGCAGGATTTCCAGAATACCTTGCAGATGGATGGACTGCCTCGTCTTGATAGTGTCGGTAGTCACTCGCCAACTGGCACTTACCTCGAGGTTCTGTCCCTGCCTTCAACCTCGGGTGAAGGCTGGGCCATGGTGGATTGGAACCAGCCCAACTTTGATCAGTTCCAGCAGGCTCATGCTCAGGGTGCTGCCATTTTTAACCCTTCCCAGACCCTTCACTTGAGAACCAACTCCGACTCGTCCGACGGCGCCAATTCTATGGAGTTTGGAAGCTTCGAGGAGATCCCTGCTTTCCCTTACTCCCCCTTCTCTCCCGAGTCTGACGGTTATGTCGATGCTGGTCACCACCGTAACTGCTTCACCAACGACGGTCACAACCACGCCCATGCCCATGCCCACAACCACAGCCCTCAGCCCGTCGCTGCCACCACTGTTGCCACTGTTCCCGTCAAGTCCGAACCTTCTTCGAGCCGTCACAGCCCCGGAAGTGGTGCCGGATCCGTATCTCCCTCTTCCAGCAGCACAAACCGCAGGAACTCTGGTCCTCGTAAGAGCCCCATTGCTAAGAGCACCACTAAGAGTGTTGTTCGCCGTATTTCCAATGGCAAGAAGGATGGTACTgttgagaagaaggttgGCCGCAGAAAGGGACCCCTCCTCCCTGAACAGAGGAAGCAGGCCAGCGAGATCAGAAAACTCCGAGCCTGCTTGCGATGCAAGTTCCTCAAGAAAACTTGTGATAAGGGAGAGCCCTGCGCTGGTTGCCAGCCTTCTCATGCTCGTCTCTGGCAGGTTCCCTGCACTCGTATCGACATTAAGGACATTGGTTATTTCATGAAGGACTGGAAGGCCGACTACGAGCGACACATGGACCGCGGTGTCTCGGTCTACAATGTCAAGGGATTCGCTCAGAAGGAGACTCTCATGTGGATCACCCACGGTTACGGTTTCGCCCTACCTGTCATGGTTCGCGAGGTCTTTGTCGCCGACGACAGTTGCTTCTCCGTCGACTGGGTCGAGTCTACTCTCACTGACCAGGAGCCCATTGACTTTGAGACTCGCACTGAGAAGCTTGATGTTGGCGCCGAGGGTATCCGCCTGGACGCTTTGTCCGAGTATCTCGACAAGCACATTGACGGACCTTTCGAGGACTTCATTGACGACCACTTCGAGGGCACTCCCTTCATCACCGAGATTCTCAAGACTGCCCACCGCTTCTATGTCAAGGAGAAGATGCCTGTTATCCGCAAGTCTCTCAAGCTTGTGCTTGCTTATAACCTCACCATGCACATCACCATGGTCGAGAACCAAGGATCTGAGGTTGACCTTGATGGCCAGATCGATGACGAGGACTCCAAGTACTACGGTCGCACCGTCGCCCCTGTCATGATCAACTTTCAGATCAAGTGTGCCCTTGCCGACATGTGGCGTGAACTGCAGAAAGACATCCTTGAAGAGCTTTCAGCCCTCTACTCTGGTGTCTACAGTGgtgagaagatgaagaactgGCCTACAATCTTCATGATTGCCTCTATTCTCCTTGCCGTCTGGGAAGAGATGCAGTTCGATTGCCACTACAGAGTCCCCGACCCTGTCGCTGTCAACAAGTTCTGCACTGATATGGAGACAACACCCGTTGGTGTCATTGTGGGTCTCTTCCACGCCATCTCTCAGAAGCTTCCTGCCTTCACCGACTGGGATACCCGCAAGCACGGTCACCTCCTTCACAACAATACCTCAGTCTGCGAGGCCATGACTGAAGTGCGACAGCATGTTATCAAGCACG AGGCATATCTTCGTACCCGCAAGGAGTCCAAGTTCGACCGCTATGACTTCGACTCTCTGTCCAACAAGTTCCTCTCCAAGCTTGTCATTCGGGCCAACTGA